In one window of Nerophis ophidion isolate RoL-2023_Sa linkage group LG05, RoL_Noph_v1.0, whole genome shotgun sequence DNA:
- the LOC133552372 gene encoding macoilin-like, with the protein MDIKLKEENIQDLEGKCQELPKYKNNEKDTEVLMLALSAMKEKTLHLENSLSAETRIKLDLLSAPGDAKRQMETAQGQIHQRDQEMA; encoded by the coding sequence ATGGACATAAAACTCAAGGAGGAGAATATTCAGGATCTGGAGGGCAAGTGTCAGGAGTTGCCCAAGTACAAGAACAACGAGAAAGACACAGAGGTGCTGATGTTGGCGCTGTCCGCCATGAAGGAGAAGACTCTGCACCTGGAGAACAGCCTGAGTGCGGAGACCAGGATCAAGCTCGATCTGTTGTCTGCACCGGGAGATGCCAAGAGACAGATGGAGACAGCGCAAGGCCAGATTCACCAGAGGGACCAAGAGATGGCATAG